The sequence TGTGAGGATCTTCGCGCAGAGCGTTCCACTTGGTGTAAGAGATTCCCCCTACAAAGTCGTTGATATCATATTCGGGGTAACTTCCTGCCGCCAAGACCTCGCCCGTGTGGATATTCATCACCACCGCTGCGCCATTTTTCTCAGCAAACTCTTCATCCATCGCCTTTTGAAGTCTTAAATCGAGCGTCAAAAGGATGTCATTATTTTCGGCGGGACGCTTCTCTTCAAGCAGTTCGATCTCTTGGTTGAAGGCGGTCACTTTGATCTTGCGATAGCCAAGCTCTCCTTGCAAAAAGTCATTATACTGGCGCTCCAATCCACTTTTGCCCACGATTCCTGTGAATTTGGATAGTGGAGTGCGCTCGATGTCTTTCGTATCCGCCCTTCCTGTGTAGCCAATAATGTGAGAGGCAGTAGTTTTATTGGGATAGAATCGCTTGGTGCTGGGAAGAATCTTGATATAGTCGCTCTGCAAAAGCCGAGGATAGAGGCGGTGCATCTCCTCATAGGAGATAAAGTCCACCACATTGATGAAGTCATGATTGTAGGGGGAATCTTGGCGCTTGTAGTGATTGATCGTCTCCTCTTTGTTGAGCGAAGGGAAAAACTCTGCCAAAAGCTCTACTTGATGCTCTAACTCGGCTAGCTTAGAGCGAAGACTCATGCGAGGCGGAAGCGCAAGCGAGAACCCCAGCTCATTCACCGCCAGAGGTTCGCCGTTTCGATCTAGAATCTGTCCGCGAATAGGCACGATAAACTCGGTTTTTATCATGTTTCGCTTGGCAAGCTCTTCATAGTAGGTGTTGGATTTGATACTAATGAAGTAGATTCGCACCACAAGAATCACCCAAACCGAAACAAAAAAAATCAGGAAAAATTTCAGACGACCACTCACAGGAGAATCACCAAAAAGAAGCTCTCCACAATGGCAAAGTAGAGAAGCAGCGTAGAGATAGAGGGGGTTCCGGCCCCAAGAAGCAATCCCATGGCATTAGAGAAGAGATAGAAGCCAAAATAGGCATAAAAGACAAAAAGTGGGATGAGACACTTCTCACATCCAAGCACCTGCTTTACTTTGGGCACAACCAAATAGTAGGAGATCAAGAAGAAGATGATGGAGCTAAGCCACAAAAATCCCTTGGTTGCCTCAAAAAAGAGCAAAAAGATCACGATGGGAAAGAGGTAGTGAATCTTTCCCTTCTCCATGAAATTACAAAAAAGGACAAACGCCACCCCAAGAAGTGGCGGAAGGTAGTAGAGCATATCCGTTAGCGCACCGTAAGAGACGATGAGCACCAACAGAAAGAGGGTCTTTAGAACCTCTTTATAAGCGCTATCTCTTCGCATATGGGAAAATATTTGCATTTAATGCAGTCCGCCCAGATCTTATGATCAGGGATAGCCTCTTTGCTCACCTCAACAAAACCAAGCTTCTCAAACAGAGTGCGCTGATAGGTGAGCACCAGCACCTCTTTAACCCCAAGCCCAAGCGCCTCTTTAAGCGAGACTTCGATGATACTCGTGGCAATTCCCCTTCCTCGATGACTCTCTTTGACGATCAAGCTTCGAATCTCCGCCAAAGAGGGAGAGTGAATATGGAGCGCGCAAAAGCCCACGATCTCACCCTCTTCCCATGCAACATTGTAAGAGCGAATCGCGTTGGCAATCTCATCAGCGGTGCGCTCCAAAATCACGCCTCGCTCCACCTCGGGACGAAGAAGATTCCTCATTGCCCCCACCTCTTTAAGAGTTGGCTTTTTGATCTCTATCACGCCTCTTCCCCTAAAACATCTTTAAGCACTCGCTCGCGCACAGAGGCGATTCCCTCCTTGCCGAGCATCGCCGTGAAACAGGCATCAGGATAGCGCTGTTGCAACTTCTTTTGGTCATTTCGATTGAGCTTGTCCATCTTGGTAAAAACTCGAATCACCTTTTGGTCTCCTCTTTTAATCGCTCCAATCATCGCCCACGCCTCCGCGTCAATCGCCAAATCAGGATGTCTAGCATCAATGAGCTGAACAAAGAGCTTAATGGAGCGTCTCTCTTGCAAAAAATGGATGAGCTTCTCCCCCCAATCTTTGCGCATCTCCTTGGAGACTTTAGCGTAGCCAAACCCAGGAAGATCGACCAGCCATAGAGGAATCCGCTCCTCTCCTCGCTTCCAAATGGTCTCAAAATAGTTAATCAGCTGAGTTTTACCCGGCGTAGAAGAGCTCTTGGCCAATCCCTTGGAATCAACAATGAGATTGATCAGCGTGCTTTTGCCTACATTGCTCCGCCCAATAAAAACCACCTCACTGTTTTTGGGAGGTGGGGTCTGAGAGAGAGCGCTGGCTGAGGTGAGGAAAGAGGACTCAACTACCGTTATCATCCGCACCCTTCTCATTCATATTAGTGGTCGGAGCGGGAGCGGGGCGTTTTTTGGATTCATCCTCTTCAAAGATAAAGATAAGCTTGGCGGGCTTTTGGCTATCCCCGACCACATTAGCAAACCCACTCACACGATTAATGATGATCTTCTCGCCCTTGACGGTATTGCTCTTTCCGATCTCTTCCATGAAAGCATTCCCCAAAAGATGATATTCATTCTTTGGCGCATCATAGAGTGCGTTATTGGAGTAGCCTTTGAGCTTTCGACCATCAGCCAACGTGATGGCGAACTTCACATTGCCTTGCGCCTCATATTTAAGAGGACGATTCTTGTCATCAAAAAAGACGGTGAGCTTATCGGTGATGAGCCGATCGTCTCCGCGAACCACCACTACATCACCCGTAATGAGGGTTGTCTTTTTCGCCTCATCCGCTACGAAATGTTTCGCGGTGATCTCCACTTGATCCTTGGCAAGCGCTAGGCCAACCAGCAACAACAGACTCATCCCCCATTTTTGAAGCATCTTCACCGTCCCATCTCTAGCTTTGCTTTAATCTCTTTGGCCTCTAGTATCCCGCTAGAGGCAGAGTAGTTGATATCATATCCTTGAGCCCTGTCTTGAGCACGTACAAGCCAAAAACGCCCCTCACCCCTAAAGAGCTTTTTGTCCAACTCATACTCGCCCTTTTCGCTCCAAAATCGACTCGCATCATCCTTGATATAGAGCGCGCTTTGAGGGAAGAAGAGCTTTTCTCCTCGCTTGATCGCTAGCGGAGATTCTAGCACCTCTATCCGTTGTTCTTGTTGAAGAAAACGAGAGAGATTGAGATCCTCGATGATCTCCTCCTCATCAAACTTGTATCCCTTTTGACCCAAGGCCAAGACCACCACTCCCTCGGGCGTGATCTCCTTGTAGGTGAAGTCGTATAGCTCCAAGTCGGAGAGATTCTGCTCTTTTTGGAGCGACTTTCCCCCACTCCAAAACTCTTTTGGCTCATAGAGGAGCACCAAAAGCAGACCAAGAAGCAGCGCACCGAGAAAAAATAGGTGGAGGCTATTCCCAGAGCGCAAGGAACTCCTCCATCAAACCCTCTCTCTCTAAGATAGACTCGATCATCTCACGCACCGCCCCCTTGCCTCCATTATGCTCAAGATGGACATCCACTCTTTGGATAATCGACTTCGCGCAATCCCTAGGAGCAAAAGAGAGTCCCACCTCAGAAAACATCTTTAGGTCATTAAGGTCATCCCCAATGCCCGCAATCTGTTCGCTTGTAAGTCCAAGTTCGGCTTTGAGCTCACGAAGCTTGGCGCCCTTATCTTTCACCCCTTGAAAGACCCATTCAATTTTCAACTCACGTGCACGCTTCTCCACGATAGAAGAGCTGCGACCCGTGAGAATCGCCACTTTCTTGCCAAGCTTGATCCAGCCATCAATCGCCAACCCATCACGAACACTGAAGCCCTTTAGCTCCACGCCCTGTGCATCAAAATAGACCGTCCCATCGCTCAGCGTCCCATCCACATCCAGCACGATTAGCTCAATCAAAGGAGTCCCTTGGTGCTAGGAGTGCCGATTCTTGGGTTTTGGGTGCAGGCTCGCCTCATCGCCACAGCCAGAGCTTTGAAAGCCGCCTCAATGAGGTGATGGCGGTTCTTTCCACGCTTTTGGACAATATGGAGGCTCAAACCTGCGTTAAAAGCCAATGCGCGGAAAAACTCCTCGGCCAGCTCCGCGTCAAACTCTCCCACCGCCCCTTCGATCGTCATATCAAAAACCAAAAAAGGACGATTGCTCACATCCAAATCACACTCCACGCAAGACTCATCCATCACCACCGAAGCATTTCCGAAACGCTCGATTCCTTGGGCGGGATAGAGCGATTCTCTTAGCAATAAGCCAAGGACGATTCCGCAATCCTCCACGCTGTGGTGAGCATCCACCTGCAAATCCCCTTCACACGAGATCTCCAAATCCCACAAAGCGTGTTTAGCCAAGCTCTCGAGCATATGGTCAAAAAACCCAATTCCCGTCTCTATCTTGGCCACTCCGCTCCCATAAAGCTCTAGGCTGGCCTTGATATTTGTCTCTTTGGTTGTTCTTGTTATCTCTCTCATTCTCTCACTCCGTGATTACAAATGCGCCACTCACGATCTTCTCTCTAGCGATGAAATCTCTCGCCTCCTCTTCTCCTTTGAATCCTGAGAGCATGACACGATAGATGGGTTTGCCCTCTAGCTCAAACTCCCTAATAACCGCTTTGTAACCTTTCACATCACTGTTTTGAGCCCTAAAGCGCTCGGCTCCCTCTTTGTTTCTAAAGGCTCCAATTTGCACCAAGAATCGGCTAAGCTCAA comes from Wolinella succinogenes DSM 1740 and encodes:
- a CDS encoding N-acetyltransferase; this encodes MIEIKKPTLKEVGAMRNLLRPEVERGVILERTADEIANAIRSYNVAWEEGEIVGFCALHIHSPSLAEIRSLIVKESHRGRGIATSIIEVSLKEALGLGVKEVLVLTYQRTLFEKLGFVEVSKEAIPDHKIWADCIKCKYFPICEEIALIKRF
- the yihA gene encoding ribosome biogenesis GTP-binding protein YihA/YsxC, producing the protein MITVVESSFLTSASALSQTPPPKNSEVVFIGRSNVGKSTLINLIVDSKGLAKSSSTPGKTQLINYFETIWKRGEERIPLWLVDLPGFGYAKVSKEMRKDWGEKLIHFLQERRSIKLFVQLIDARHPDLAIDAEAWAMIGAIKRGDQKVIRVFTKMDKLNRNDQKKLQQRYPDACFTAMLGKEGIASVRERVLKDVLGEEA
- the lptA gene encoding lipopolysaccharide transport periplasmic protein LptA; the protein is MLQKWGMSLLLLVGLALAKDQVEITAKHFVADEAKKTTLITGDVVVVRGDDRLITDKLTVFFDDKNRPLKYEAQGNVKFAITLADGRKLKGYSNNALYDAPKNEYHLLGNAFMEEIGKSNTVKGEKIIINRVSGFANVVGDSQKPAKLIFIFEEDESKKRPAPAPTTNMNEKGADDNGS
- a CDS encoding KdsC family phosphatase, which translates into the protein MIELIVLDVDGTLSDGTVYFDAQGVELKGFSVRDGLAIDGWIKLGKKVAILTGRSSSIVEKRARELKIEWVFQGVKDKGAKLRELKAELGLTSEQIAGIGDDLNDLKMFSEVGLSFAPRDCAKSIIQRVDVHLEHNGGKGAVREMIESILEREGLMEEFLALWE
- the hisB gene encoding imidazoleglycerol-phosphate dehydratase HisB, whose protein sequence is MREITRTTKETNIKASLELYGSGVAKIETGIGFFDHMLESLAKHALWDLEISCEGDLQVDAHHSVEDCGIVLGLLLRESLYPAQGIERFGNASVVMDESCVECDLDVSNRPFLVFDMTIEGAVGEFDAELAEEFFRALAFNAGLSLHIVQKRGKNRHHLIEAAFKALAVAMRRACTQNPRIGTPSTKGLL